The following proteins come from a genomic window of Corynebacterium hansenii:
- a CDS encoding adenosylmethionine--8-amino-7-oxononanoate transaminase: MANVPDTPNTTPASADIAAFDIAAFDAAHVWHPYGPMPSPVPALPVASASGTRLTLADGRELIDGMSSWWAACHGHSHPRLVAAAQRQAATMSHVMFGGLTHAPAVDLARRLLEMTDPVLDAVFFSDSGSVSVEVAVKMALQYQRAVGHPERNRLMTWRGGYHGDTRAPMSVCDPDGGMHSLWAGAWTPQVFAPVPPPRGSSERTRAEYLAAFEELVDDSVAAVIVEPVVQGAGGMRFHDHELLVGLREICDRHGLLLIADEIATGFGRTGDLFATAAAGVTPDVLCVGKALTGGFLSLAATLTTREVASAISGGEGGGLMHGPTFMANPLACAIAAENLDIIAEGRWRRDVPRIEAGLRAGLEPLRGAPGVADVRVLGAIGVVEMDQPVDMARATAACVAEGVWLRPFGKLVYAMPMYVCDDAEVAAICRAIAAIVEAEGKAEAQVHAKAADGETSPDPETTDNREGESA; this comes from the coding sequence ATGGCCAACGTCCCCGACACCCCGAACACCACGCCCGCATCCGCCGACATCGCCGCGTTCGACATCGCCGCGTTCGACGCCGCCCACGTGTGGCACCCCTACGGCCCCATGCCCAGCCCCGTCCCGGCGCTGCCGGTGGCGTCGGCGTCCGGGACGAGGCTGACGCTGGCCGACGGACGCGAGCTCATCGACGGCATGAGCAGCTGGTGGGCGGCGTGCCACGGCCATTCGCACCCGCGGTTGGTCGCGGCGGCGCAGCGGCAGGCGGCGACGATGTCGCACGTGATGTTCGGCGGCCTCACCCACGCCCCGGCCGTTGACCTGGCGCGGCGCCTGCTGGAGATGACCGATCCGGTCCTCGATGCGGTGTTCTTCTCCGACTCCGGGTCGGTGTCGGTGGAAGTGGCCGTCAAGATGGCGCTGCAGTACCAGCGCGCCGTCGGCCATCCCGAGCGCAATCGCCTGATGACCTGGCGGGGCGGCTACCACGGCGACACGCGCGCCCCGATGAGCGTCTGCGACCCCGACGGCGGCATGCACTCGCTGTGGGCCGGCGCATGGACGCCGCAGGTGTTCGCCCCGGTACCGCCGCCGCGCGGATCGTCGGAGCGGACGAGGGCCGAGTACCTGGCCGCTTTCGAGGAGCTCGTCGACGACTCCGTCGCCGCGGTCATCGTCGAACCCGTCGTGCAGGGCGCCGGCGGGATGCGGTTCCACGACCATGAGCTGCTCGTCGGCCTGCGCGAGATCTGCGATCGGCATGGGCTGCTGCTCATCGCCGACGAGATCGCCACCGGCTTCGGGCGCACCGGGGATCTCTTCGCCACCGCGGCGGCTGGGGTGACGCCGGATGTGCTGTGCGTGGGCAAGGCGCTCACCGGCGGCTTCCTCTCGCTGGCGGCGACCCTGACCACCCGTGAGGTGGCTTCGGCGATCTCCGGGGGCGAGGGCGGGGGCCTGATGCACGGGCCCACCTTCATGGCCAACCCGCTGGCTTGCGCCATCGCCGCGGAAAACCTGGACATCATCGCCGAGGGGCGGTGGCGCCGCGATGTGCCCCGCATCGAAGCCGGCCTGCGCGCCGGGCTGGAACCGTTGCGCGGCGCTCCCGGAGTCGCCGACGTCCGCGTGCTCGGCGCGATCGGCGTGGTGGAGATGGACCAACCCGTCGACATGGCCCGCGCCACCGCGGCGTGCGTGGCCGAAGGAGTGTGGCTCAGGCCCTTCGGGAAGCTCGTCTACGCCATGCCCATGTACGTCTGCGACGACGCCGAGGTCGCCGCGATCTGCCGCGCCATCGCCGCCATCGTCGAAGCGGAGGGGAAGGCGGAGGCGCAGGTGCACGCCAAGGCCGCCGACGGCGAGACCTCCCCCGATCCCGAAACCACCGACAACCGCGAAGGAGAATCCGCATGA
- a CDS encoding aspartate:alanine exchanger family transporter: MLAFLASNGLLALAVILTVGFALGRIRVAGLSLGSAAILFVAIGLSTANPDIQMPPLLYQFGLALFVYCIGLSAGPAFFRTLRSRGLALNVIVAFLLVGLTALAFALVKFSGADPIPGAGMFVGAISSTPGMAAILAAVPDLLPPGADPAAASSAVVGYSLAYPGGVLGIIIVAAVGARLLRVDHIADAKAEGVLTEKLHYAGICIGPGRELTVAQVPEFTGAKIITTRVADVGADGEPSNQRLAESDDVLAEGCSIMVNGTAEELDKAVAKLGERIEMDPHESDLQYTRMAVSNPDVAGRTIGELRILEDHGFTIARLRRGDADVVPANDDRLQLSDRVRVVAPKQRIEAIRTFLGDSEKSLATPDLLPLALGLALGLLLGAIPIPMPGGGTLSLGFGGGPIIAGLVFGALGRTGPVRWQLPYHATKTLEGFGMALFMAGVGTTAGAGFRSALTDPTSLLYIGLGLVVTLVSAIATVALLMAWRKLTFDESIGVAAGITTNPAVIAYLNTASGTDLAARGYTTVYPVAMVGKIVAAQVLIMMLL; this comes from the coding sequence GTGCTCGCATTCCTAGCTTCCAATGGACTGCTCGCCCTGGCCGTCATCCTCACCGTCGGATTCGCGCTGGGGCGCATCCGCGTAGCGGGACTGAGCCTCGGGTCGGCGGCGATCCTCTTCGTGGCCATCGGCTTGTCGACGGCCAACCCCGACATCCAGATGCCGCCCCTGCTGTATCAATTCGGGCTGGCGCTGTTCGTCTACTGCATCGGGTTGTCCGCGGGGCCGGCGTTTTTCCGGACCCTGCGCAGCCGGGGTCTGGCGCTCAACGTCATCGTCGCGTTCCTGCTGGTCGGGTTGACGGCGCTGGCGTTCGCGCTGGTGAAATTCTCCGGTGCCGACCCGATCCCCGGCGCCGGCATGTTCGTCGGCGCCATATCGTCGACGCCCGGCATGGCCGCCATCCTCGCCGCAGTGCCCGACCTGCTGCCGCCGGGCGCGGACCCGGCGGCCGCGTCGTCGGCCGTCGTCGGCTACTCGCTGGCGTATCCGGGCGGCGTCCTGGGCATCATCATCGTCGCCGCCGTCGGCGCGCGTCTGCTGCGCGTGGACCACATCGCCGACGCCAAGGCCGAGGGCGTGCTGACGGAGAAGCTCCACTACGCCGGCATCTGCATCGGCCCCGGCCGGGAGCTGACCGTGGCCCAGGTGCCGGAGTTCACCGGCGCGAAGATCATCACCACCCGCGTGGCGGACGTCGGCGCCGACGGCGAACCATCCAACCAGCGCCTGGCGGAATCCGACGACGTCCTGGCCGAAGGCTGCTCCATCATGGTCAACGGGACGGCCGAGGAGCTGGACAAGGCCGTCGCAAAGCTCGGCGAACGCATCGAGATGGACCCGCACGAGTCGGATCTGCAGTACACCCGCATGGCCGTGTCGAACCCGGATGTCGCCGGGCGCACCATCGGCGAGTTGCGCATCCTGGAGGACCACGGCTTCACCATCGCGCGCCTGCGCCGCGGCGACGCCGACGTCGTGCCGGCCAACGACGACCGCCTGCAGCTGTCCGACCGCGTCCGCGTGGTCGCGCCGAAACAGCGCATCGAGGCCATCCGGACGTTCCTCGGCGACTCCGAAAAGTCGCTCGCCACGCCCGATCTGCTGCCACTTGCGCTCGGCCTCGCACTGGGCCTGCTGCTCGGCGCCATCCCCATCCCCATGCCCGGCGGCGGCACCCTGTCGCTCGGCTTCGGCGGCGGCCCGATCATCGCCGGCCTCGTCTTCGGCGCGCTCGGCCGGACCGGGCCGGTGCGGTGGCAGCTGCCGTACCACGCGACGAAGACCCTCGAGGGCTTCGGCATGGCGCTGTTCATGGCGGGCGTCGGCACCACCGCCGGCGCCGGCTTCCGCTCCGCGCTGACCGACCCGACGAGCCTGCTGTACATCGGGCTGGGCCTGGTGGTGACGCTGGTCAGCGCGATCGCGACCGTGGCCCTGCTCATGGCGTGGCGCAAGCTCACGTTCGACGAATCCATCGGCGTCGCCGCGGGCATCACCACCAACCCGGCGGTCATCGCGTACCTGAACACCGCCTCGGGCACCGACCTGGCCGCCCGCGGGTACACGACGGTGTATCCGGTGGCGATGGTGGGCAAGATCGTCGCGGCGCAGGTGCTGATCATGATGCTGCTGTGA
- a CDS encoding ATP-binding cassette domain-containing protein: protein MIEVKDLSITVEAPGETGGAQGSAVGQTPEAVTATLLESIDIRVRPGEMVLVTGGSGSGKSSLVNALNGFIPHIRPARIGGDVKVDGLEPAEVELAEAGRVAATVFQNPRTQFFATDVLSEIAFGASNQGVPREEILRRIDAAADLLDLAHLLDRRMGELSGGERQRVALASAVVSRPSLFLLDEPTANLDDASTQAVAEALARLKGAGATILVAEHRLHYLRGLVDRVVQLRNGRVVADCPAAEFWEMGEGERRDAGLRSLVAPASDPLPAPPAPADAGGLELRGLSAVRDGRRLWTIDEATAPRGAITCVTGPNGVGKSTLVQVLVGLCRAEGSVVLDGKALSRRERRRRCSAVMQDVNRQLFGVSVTEELSLGRAKPSAEESEAVLAELGLGGMGERHPLSLSGGQRQRLAVATAVLGGEEGRGADVIIFDEPTSGLDLRAMESMAGVIRRCADRGAVVVLVTHDRELVDMVGDFEFPLTAG, encoded by the coding sequence ATGATCGAGGTGAAAGATCTCAGCATCACCGTCGAAGCGCCGGGTGAGACCGGCGGGGCGCAGGGTTCGGCCGTCGGGCAAACCCCGGAAGCGGTCACCGCAACGTTGCTGGAGTCGATCGACATCCGGGTGCGACCCGGTGAGATGGTGCTCGTCACCGGTGGTTCCGGCTCGGGCAAGTCATCTCTGGTCAATGCGCTCAACGGTTTCATCCCGCACATTCGCCCCGCGCGCATCGGCGGCGACGTGAAGGTCGACGGACTGGAGCCGGCCGAGGTCGAATTGGCCGAAGCGGGACGGGTGGCGGCCACGGTGTTCCAGAACCCCCGCACCCAGTTCTTCGCCACCGACGTCCTTTCGGAGATCGCCTTCGGCGCTTCCAACCAGGGTGTGCCGCGGGAGGAGATTCTGCGGCGCATCGACGCCGCGGCGGATCTTCTCGACCTCGCCCACCTGCTCGACCGGCGGATGGGGGAACTGTCCGGAGGGGAGCGCCAGCGGGTCGCTCTGGCGTCTGCCGTGGTTTCGCGCCCCAGCCTGTTCCTGCTCGACGAGCCGACCGCCAATCTCGACGACGCCTCCACCCAGGCGGTCGCCGAGGCCCTGGCCCGCCTGAAGGGTGCCGGTGCGACGATCCTCGTTGCCGAGCACCGTCTGCATTACCTTCGTGGCCTGGTCGATCGCGTGGTCCAGCTGCGCAACGGGCGGGTGGTGGCCGACTGTCCCGCGGCCGAGTTCTGGGAAATGGGCGAAGGCGAGCGCCGTGACGCGGGGTTGCGCAGCCTCGTGGCACCCGCTTCGGATCCGTTGCCGGCGCCTCCCGCCCCGGCGGATGCGGGCGGACTGGAGCTGCGCGGTTTGTCGGCGGTGCGCGATGGCCGGCGGCTGTGGACGATCGACGAGGCGACTGCCCCACGCGGTGCGATCACCTGCGTCACCGGCCCGAATGGCGTGGGAAAGTCGACGCTCGTGCAGGTGCTGGTGGGATTGTGCCGCGCCGAGGGTTCCGTCGTCTTGGACGGGAAGGCGTTGTCGCGCCGCGAACGGCGCCGCCGCTGTTCGGCGGTGATGCAAGACGTCAACCGCCAGCTTTTCGGGGTTTCGGTCACCGAGGAGCTTTCCCTGGGCCGCGCGAAACCGTCTGCCGAGGAGTCCGAGGCGGTTCTCGCCGAACTCGGGCTCGGGGGCATGGGGGAACGGCACCCGTTGAGCCTTTCCGGCGGGCAGCGGCAGCGCCTCGCCGTGGCGACGGCCGTGCTCGGCGGGGAAGAAGGGCGCGGGGCCGATGTGATCATCTTCGATGAGCCGACCTCGGGCCTGGATTTGCGGGCGATGGAGAGCATGGCCGGCGTGATCCGGCGTTGCGCGGACCGCGGCGCGGTGGTCGTCCTGGTCACCCATGATCGGGAATTGGTGGACATGGTCGGGGACTTCGAGTTCCCCCTCACCGCGGGTTAG
- a CDS encoding pseudouridine synthase, whose translation MSPTARRDGTPDKNNRDGNRAKRAGDYYVSQARPARHQHVDRKRGGKNAGGASDGEGVRLQKVLAQAGVASRRMAERLIDEGRVEVDGKIVTRQGVRVDPNTAIIRVDGSRVVVNEDMQYFVLNKPRGVQCTMSDDQGRPCVGDIIGEKVSAGQRLFHVGRLDAATEGLLLLTNDGELANRLMHPSYNVTKTYLATVKGEADNKLIRALTEGIELDDGPAKADFAQIIDVWQGRSIVRVELHEGRKHIVRRMLKHLEYPVERLVRTKIHTVQLGEQTPGALRALNRSELASLYKAVGL comes from the coding sequence GTGTCACCCACCGCTCGCCGAGACGGCACACCGGACAAGAACAACAGGGACGGAAACCGCGCCAAGAGGGCCGGGGACTACTACGTCTCCCAGGCCCGCCCCGCACGGCACCAGCACGTCGACCGCAAGCGCGGCGGCAAGAACGCCGGCGGAGCGTCGGACGGAGAGGGCGTGCGCCTGCAGAAGGTGCTGGCCCAGGCCGGCGTCGCCTCCCGCCGCATGGCCGAACGCCTCATCGACGAGGGGCGCGTGGAGGTCGACGGGAAGATCGTCACCCGCCAGGGCGTGCGCGTCGACCCGAACACCGCGATCATCCGCGTCGACGGTTCCCGCGTGGTGGTCAACGAGGACATGCAGTACTTCGTGCTGAACAAGCCCCGCGGCGTGCAGTGCACCATGAGCGACGACCAGGGCCGCCCCTGCGTCGGCGACATCATCGGCGAGAAGGTCTCCGCCGGCCAGCGCCTGTTCCACGTTGGTCGCCTCGACGCGGCGACGGAGGGCCTGCTGCTGCTGACCAACGACGGCGAGCTGGCCAACCGGCTGATGCACCCCAGCTACAACGTGACCAAGACCTACCTGGCCACGGTCAAGGGCGAGGCGGACAACAAGCTCATCCGCGCGCTCACCGAGGGCATCGAGCTTGACGACGGGCCCGCCAAGGCCGATTTCGCCCAGATCATCGATGTGTGGCAGGGGCGTTCCATCGTCCGCGTGGAGCTGCACGAGGGCCGCAAGCACATCGTGCGCCGCATGCTCAAGCACCTGGAATACCCGGTCGAGCGCCTGGTGCGCACGAAGATCCACACCGTCCAGCTGGGCGAGCAGACCCCGGGCGCCCTGCGCGCGCTCAACCGTTCCGAGCTGGCCTCGCTGTACAAGGCGGTGGGGCTGTAG
- a CDS encoding peptide MFS transporter, translating into MTSIGQRSSGPIPAAPEGPSATPRPPGKARVALPAIIGVESWERFSFYGMQAIMAYYLYDTVTDGGLGLPTTTATALMGAYGSLVYLCTIAGGWIGDRILGAERTLLAGAWTLVAGHLTLSLVPGAPGVAVGMVLVATGSGALKTSAITMLGRVRRSGDPRRDNDFQFFYFGINVGGLLGPVLTGALSVAYGYDAGFAAAAILMIIGLVHYHWHRRRLSGSWRDDARVAVEKPTSPIGRRGLALALLAVAGAAGTVAGLTISGALPLHRLPTVMLAATVAATVALFAQMILDPKIGAAERSRVVAFIPLFIAAVAFWAIHNQAFGALAVYSDLRIDRTIGDWSAPAAWAQSLNPVFTLLLILPLAALRLRMGRRAPDIPIQMIAGTAITGAAMLVVVPFAGRADGTVPLLVIVAVYLTITLGELQVSPVGMAASTVLAPASYRTRFSALYFLTMAVGTALSGVLSTNYDPADSGAERAYFLSVGLGVMAVAAAVALLLPWIRRKIAAGEEGAAATVTADATATATATATATAKENLHA; encoded by the coding sequence ATGACCAGCATTGGACAGCGTTCAAGTGGGCCGATTCCGGCCGCACCGGAGGGCCCCTCCGCCACTCCCCGGCCACCCGGGAAGGCCCGCGTCGCCCTGCCCGCCATCATCGGCGTCGAATCGTGGGAGCGGTTCAGCTTCTACGGCATGCAGGCGATCATGGCGTACTACCTGTACGACACCGTCACAGACGGCGGCCTCGGCCTGCCCACCACCACCGCCACCGCCCTGATGGGCGCCTACGGCAGCCTCGTGTACCTGTGCACCATCGCCGGCGGCTGGATCGGCGACCGCATCCTCGGCGCCGAACGCACCCTGCTCGCCGGCGCGTGGACGCTCGTCGCCGGCCACCTCACGCTGTCCCTGGTCCCCGGCGCGCCGGGCGTGGCCGTCGGCATGGTCCTCGTCGCGACCGGCTCGGGCGCACTGAAGACATCCGCCATCACCATGCTCGGCCGCGTCCGCCGATCCGGCGACCCTCGCCGCGACAACGATTTCCAGTTCTTCTACTTCGGCATCAACGTCGGCGGGCTGCTCGGCCCCGTGCTCACCGGCGCGCTGTCCGTCGCCTACGGCTATGACGCCGGCTTCGCGGCCGCGGCGATCCTCATGATCATCGGCCTCGTCCACTACCACTGGCACCGGCGCCGTCTCTCCGGCTCGTGGCGGGACGACGCCCGCGTGGCCGTCGAAAAGCCGACGTCCCCCATCGGCCGCCGGGGCCTGGCCCTGGCCCTTCTCGCCGTGGCGGGTGCGGCCGGCACGGTCGCCGGGCTCACGATCTCGGGTGCGCTGCCGCTGCACCGCTTGCCGACGGTCATGCTCGCCGCCACCGTCGCGGCCACCGTCGCGCTGTTCGCGCAGATGATCCTCGACCCGAAGATCGGCGCCGCCGAGCGTTCGCGCGTGGTGGCGTTCATCCCCCTGTTCATCGCGGCCGTGGCGTTCTGGGCCATCCACAACCAGGCCTTCGGCGCGCTGGCGGTCTACTCCGACCTGCGCATCGACCGCACCATCGGCGACTGGTCCGCCCCCGCCGCGTGGGCGCAGTCCCTCAACCCCGTGTTCACGCTGCTGCTGATCCTGCCGCTGGCCGCCCTGCGCCTGCGGATGGGCCGGCGCGCCCCCGACATCCCCATCCAGATGATCGCGGGCACGGCCATCACCGGCGCTGCGATGCTCGTGGTCGTGCCCTTCGCGGGGCGCGCCGACGGCACGGTGCCGCTGCTGGTCATCGTCGCCGTGTACCTGACCATCACCCTCGGCGAACTGCAGGTCAGCCCCGTGGGCATGGCCGCCTCGACGGTGCTGGCGCCCGCCAGCTACCGGACGCGCTTTTCGGCGCTGTACTTCCTGACCATGGCCGTGGGCACCGCCCTGTCCGGCGTGCTGTCGACCAACTACGACCCCGCCGACTCCGGCGCGGAACGGGCCTACTTCCTGTCGGTGGGGCTCGGCGTCATGGCCGTCGCCGCCGCCGTTGCGCTGCTGCTGCCGTGGATCCGCCGGAAGATCGCGGCCGGCGAGGAGGGCGCCGCCGCGACCGTCACCGCCGACGCCACCGCGACCGCCACCGCCACCGCCACCGCCACCGCCAAGGAGAATCTCCATGCGTGA
- a CDS encoding peptide MFS transporter, producing MRDRTTSTAPGRPRIALPALVGVETWERFSFYGMQAIMVYYLYASATDGGVGLSTTTATALMGAYGSLVYLCTIAGGWIADRVLGAERTLLAGAWTLVAGHLTLALLPGGAGVAAGLVLVAAGSGALKTSAITMLGRVRADGDRRADSDFQLFYLGINVGALLGPMLTGWLSVRHGYHIGFGAAAVLMTAGLVHYSLVRRRLSASWLDDARVAVEKPSLPIARARLARIAGGVAAAVLAVAALTVTGVLPPAHLATVMLAATLLATTALFGQMLLDRGLGADERARVLAFVPLFVVSAAFWAILNQTFGALAVYADVRVDRAIGGWEAPAAWAQSLNPIFILALSAPMAALRLRLGDRMPGPAAQITGGTALAGAGVLCLLPFTGHAPGTVPLLALIAAYGIITFGELHIGPVGMSAATAMAPAKYRTRFSALFFMTMAVGTALAGVLSTNYDPADASAERAYFLVLGLSAIAVAAAVGALVPWINRRLPREGTEEVVKVSAGMADGEDPAAAGDADTAGIAPAATPPMRR from the coding sequence ATGCGTGACCGCACGACCTCCACCGCCCCCGGCCGTCCGCGCATCGCCCTGCCCGCCCTCGTCGGCGTGGAGACGTGGGAGCGGTTCAGCTTCTACGGCATGCAGGCGATCATGGTCTATTACCTCTACGCCTCGGCCACCGACGGCGGAGTCGGGCTGTCCACGACCACCGCCACCGCGTTGATGGGCGCCTACGGCAGCCTCGTCTACCTGTGCACCATCGCGGGCGGCTGGATCGCCGACCGCGTCCTCGGCGCCGAACGCACCCTGCTCGCCGGCGCGTGGACGCTCGTGGCCGGCCACCTGACGCTGGCGCTGCTGCCGGGAGGGGCGGGCGTCGCGGCGGGGCTGGTCCTCGTCGCGGCGGGCTCGGGCGCGCTGAAGACGTCGGCGATCACCATGCTCGGCCGCGTCCGCGCCGACGGCGACCGCCGCGCCGACTCCGACTTCCAGCTGTTCTACCTGGGCATCAACGTCGGCGCGCTGCTCGGCCCCATGCTCACGGGCTGGCTGTCGGTCCGGCACGGGTACCACATCGGCTTCGGCGCGGCGGCGGTGCTCATGACCGCCGGGCTGGTCCACTATTCGCTGGTGCGCCGGCGCCTGTCGGCCTCATGGCTTGACGACGCCCGCGTGGCCGTCGAAAAGCCCTCCCTGCCCATCGCCCGAGCCCGACTCGCCCGCATCGCCGGCGGGGTCGCGGCGGCCGTCCTCGCAGTTGCGGCGCTGACCGTGACCGGCGTGCTGCCGCCGGCGCACCTGGCCACGGTCATGCTCGCGGCGACGCTGCTGGCCACCACCGCGCTGTTCGGGCAGATGCTGCTCGACCGCGGGCTCGGCGCCGACGAGAGGGCCCGCGTGCTGGCGTTCGTACCGCTGTTCGTCGTGTCGGCGGCGTTCTGGGCGATCCTGAACCAAACTTTTGGCGCGCTGGCCGTTTACGCCGACGTGCGGGTCGACCGCGCCATCGGCGGCTGGGAGGCCCCGGCGGCGTGGGCCCAGTCGCTGAACCCGATCTTCATCCTCGCCCTGTCGGCGCCGATGGCCGCATTGCGGCTGCGGCTCGGCGACCGCATGCCCGGACCGGCCGCGCAAATCACCGGCGGCACGGCGCTTGCCGGCGCGGGCGTCCTGTGCCTGCTGCCGTTCACCGGGCATGCCCCCGGCACGGTGCCGCTGCTCGCGCTGATCGCGGCCTACGGCATCATCACATTCGGTGAGCTGCACATCGGGCCTGTCGGCATGTCCGCGGCCACGGCGATGGCTCCCGCGAAGTACCGCACGAGGTTTTCGGCGCTGTTCTTCATGACCATGGCCGTAGGCACCGCGCTCGCCGGCGTGCTGTCCACCAATTACGACCCGGCGGACGCATCCGCCGAGCGCGCCTACTTCCTGGTACTGGGTCTGTCCGCCATCGCCGTCGCCGCCGCGGTGGGCGCGTTGGTGCCGTGGATCAACCGGCGGCTGCCGCGCGAGGGCACGGAAGAGGTCGTGAAGGTCTCGGCGGGCATGGCCGACGGCGAAGATCCGGCCGCGGCCGGCGATGCGGACACGGCCGGAATTGCCCCGGCGGCTACTCCGCCGATGCGCCGCTGA
- the bioD gene encoding ATP-dependent dethiobiotin synthetase BioD translates to MTILCITGTGTDIGKTIATAAIAGLLRSCGRHVVVVKPAQTGFPGTGNVLGRGGDLDDVARLTGVGDLHGFARYPEPMAPLAAARRAGLPPLRLADAAEGIRALDGPDRTVLVEGAGGLLVRLGSDPTEGDGATNDGATREWGLPELSAELPGAKTVVVTSLGLGSLNTAELTVEVARGRGMDVIGLVGGSLPEGDDPIVATNLEDLPHLTGTDVLGCVPAGSGALERDEFLAAAPGWFTESGRSALVG, encoded by the coding sequence ATGACCATCCTGTGCATCACGGGAACGGGCACCGACATCGGCAAGACCATCGCCACCGCCGCCATCGCCGGGCTGTTGCGCTCCTGCGGGAGGCACGTGGTCGTCGTCAAGCCCGCGCAAACGGGATTCCCCGGGACCGGCAACGTGCTGGGGAGGGGCGGGGACCTCGACGACGTCGCCCGGCTGACCGGCGTCGGCGACCTGCACGGATTCGCCCGCTACCCCGAACCGATGGCGCCGCTGGCCGCCGCGCGCCGGGCCGGGCTGCCGCCGCTGCGGCTCGCCGACGCCGCGGAGGGCATTCGCGCGCTCGACGGGCCGGACCGCACCGTGCTCGTCGAAGGCGCGGGCGGGCTGCTGGTCAGGCTCGGCAGCGACCCGACCGAGGGGGACGGGGCCACGAATGACGGAGCCACCCGCGAATGGGGCCTGCCCGAGCTCTCCGCCGAACTTCCCGGCGCGAAGACGGTGGTGGTGACGTCGCTGGGGCTCGGCAGCCTGAACACCGCGGAGCTGACCGTCGAGGTTGCGCGCGGCCGGGGGATGGACGTCATCGGGCTCGTCGGCGGTTCGCTTCCCGAAGGCGACGACCCGATCGTCGCCACCAACCTCGAGGATCTGCCGCACCTGACCGGAACCGACGTGCTCGGGTGCGTGCCCGCCGGATCCGGGGCCCTGGAACGCGATGAATTCCTGGCGGCCGCGCCGGGCTGGTTCACCGAGTCGGGGCGAAGCGCCCTGGTGGGGTAG
- the bioD gene encoding ATP-dependent dethiobiotin synthetase BioD — MYFRGIHIITGTGRSVGKTTATAALAAQAMAAGEEPVVVKLAQIGEPEGQGSIATIQRLTGCTDVHEFARYPDVLPPAFAARRIGAPELDLEETADKLRDLAADGHPVFVEGTGGVLARISNWAVPELAQELGAKVTIVASTAPGTLNAVELTAEACRARGLEITGIIGRSLPEQPDVAAECVVEQMPILTGLPVLAWLPEDAADLDREEFLGRAAGWFSGASAE; from the coding sequence ATGTACTTCAGGGGCATCCACATAATCACCGGCACCGGCCGGAGCGTCGGCAAGACGACGGCCACCGCCGCCCTCGCCGCGCAAGCGATGGCCGCCGGGGAGGAGCCCGTCGTGGTGAAGCTCGCCCAGATCGGCGAGCCGGAGGGGCAGGGCTCCATCGCGACGATCCAGCGCCTGACCGGCTGCACGGACGTCCACGAATTCGCGCGCTACCCCGATGTGCTGCCGCCGGCCTTCGCCGCCCGCCGCATCGGCGCCCCGGAGCTCGATCTGGAGGAGACCGCCGACAAGCTCCGCGATCTCGCCGCCGACGGCCACCCCGTTTTCGTCGAGGGCACCGGCGGCGTGCTGGCGCGCATCTCCAACTGGGCGGTGCCGGAGCTTGCGCAGGAGCTCGGCGCGAAGGTCACCATTGTGGCGTCCACGGCGCCGGGCACGCTCAACGCCGTCGAGCTGACCGCCGAGGCGTGCCGCGCCCGCGGCCTGGAGATCACCGGCATCATCGGCCGTTCCCTCCCGGAGCAGCCGGACGTCGCCGCGGAGTGCGTGGTCGAGCAGATGCCGATCCTCACCGGCCTGCCCGTCCTCGCGTGGCTGCCGGAGGACGCCGCGGACCTGGACCGCGAGGAGTTCCTCGGCCGCGCCGCCGGCTGGTTCAGCGGCGCATCGGCGGAGTAG
- the scpB gene encoding SMC-Scp complex subunit ScpB yields the protein MNLPQIDPLRAAVESVLLVVDSPVAPMDLARALDVEPAAIREVLGQMRDEFEARGSGFDLREVEGGWRLYTRAAYSDAVEAFLLDGTQTRLSRAAMETLAVVAYRQPATRAQVAAVRGVNVDGVMRTLLARGLVAEAGEDPSTGAHLYVTTNLLLEQLGIESLDQLPDLAPLLPDVDLIDEPDLP from the coding sequence ATGAACCTGCCCCAGATCGACCCCTTGCGCGCCGCCGTGGAAAGTGTCCTGCTCGTGGTGGATTCGCCGGTGGCGCCGATGGACCTCGCCCGCGCCCTCGACGTCGAGCCCGCCGCGATCCGGGAGGTTCTGGGGCAGATGCGCGACGAATTCGAGGCCCGCGGCTCCGGCTTCGATCTGCGCGAGGTCGAGGGCGGGTGGCGCCTGTACACGCGGGCGGCGTACTCCGACGCGGTGGAGGCGTTCCTGCTGGACGGCACCCAGACCCGGCTGTCGCGCGCGGCGATGGAGACCCTGGCCGTGGTCGCCTATCGGCAGCCGGCGACCCGCGCCCAGGTCGCGGCGGTGCGTGGCGTCAACGTCGACGGCGTCATGCGCACCCTGCTGGCGCGCGGGTTGGTCGCCGAAGCGGGGGAGGACCCGTCGACGGGCGCCCACCTGTACGTGACCACGAACCTGCTGCTGGAGCAGCTGGGCATCGAATCGCTTGATCAACTGCCGGATCTCGCGCCGTTGCTGCCGGACGTCGACCTCATCGACGAACCGGATCTGCCCTAG